A genomic region of Alnus glutinosa chromosome 11, dhAlnGlut1.1, whole genome shotgun sequence contains the following coding sequences:
- the LOC133881724 gene encoding glycine-rich RNA-binding protein-like: MASADVEYRCFVGGLAWATDDQALERAFSPFGDILESKIINDRETGRSRGFGFVTFSNEKAMRDAIEGMNGQNLDGRNITVNEAQSRGNGGGGGGGGYSRSSGGYGGGGGGRREGGGGYSRGGGGYGSSGGGGGYGGGGGGYGGGRERGYGDSGGGSRYSRGGGGGGGSEGSWRS; this comes from the exons ATGGCGTCAGCTGATGTTGAATACCGATGCTTTGTCGGCGGCCTCGCCTGGGCCACCGACGACCAGGCTCTGGAGCGAGCCTTTTCTCCCTTTGGCGATATCCTTGAATCGAAG ATTATCAACGACCGTGAGACCGGTAGGTCCAGAGGCTTTGGATTCGTCACCTTCAGCAACGAGAAGGCGATGAGGGACGCGATCGAAGGTATGAACGGTCAGAATCTCGACGGCCGTAACATTACTGTAAACGAGGCTCAGTCCCGTGGAAACggtggaggaggtggtggtggcggtTACAGCCGCAGCAGTGGCGGTTACGGAGGTGGCGGTGGCGGTCGCCGTGAAGGAGGTGGTGGGTACAGCCGTGGTGGCGGTGGGTACGGCAGCAGTGGTGGCGGCGGCGGATAcggtggcggcggcggcggctaTGGAGGTGGCCGTGAACGTGGTTACGGTGACAGTGGTGGTGGTTCTAGGTATTCTAGggggggtggtggtggtggtggtagtgAAGGTAGCTGGAGGAGCtaa